A window of Candidatus Caccoplasma merdavium contains these coding sequences:
- a CDS encoding YggS family pyridoxal phosphate-dependent enzyme: MNDIARQLNAVKSTLPAGVALVAVSKFHPVETLREAYDAGQRIFGESRVQELVAKEAALPKDIAWHFIGHLQTNKVKQIVPFISLIHSIDSPHLLEEVERCAARCDRRVDCLLQLHIAEEETKFGFSPDECRDYLASGTWRDLAHVRLRGVMGMATLTDDEQAVRREFATLQAFFAEIKEQYFAGDDAFTEISMGMSHDYRLALDYGTTMVRVGTLIFGERNY; the protein is encoded by the coding sequence ATGAACGATATAGCCCGACAACTCAACGCCGTAAAATCGACCCTCCCCGCAGGTGTCGCCCTGGTGGCGGTATCGAAATTCCACCCGGTCGAGACCCTGCGCGAAGCCTACGATGCCGGACAACGCATCTTCGGCGAAAGTCGGGTGCAGGAGCTGGTCGCCAAAGAGGCCGCCCTGCCCAAAGACATCGCATGGCACTTCATCGGGCACCTGCAAACCAACAAGGTGAAGCAAATCGTCCCCTTCATCTCCCTCATACACAGCATCGACAGCCCGCATCTGCTCGAAGAGGTAGAGCGGTGCGCCGCCCGCTGCGACCGCCGTGTCGACTGCCTGCTGCAACTGCACATCGCCGAGGAAGAGACCAAATTTGGCTTCTCTCCCGACGAATGCCGCGACTACCTGGCCTCGGGCACCTGGCGCGACCTCGCCCATGTGCGCCTGCGCGGGGTGATGGGCATGGCCACCCTCACCGACGACGAACAGGCCGTGCGCCGCGAGTTTGCCACCCTGCAAGCATTCTTTGCCGAAATCAAAGAACAATACTTTGCCGGCGACGACGCCTTTACGGAAATATCCATGGGCATGTCGCACGACTACCGGCTGGCGCTCGATTACGGCACGACAATGGTGCGCGTCGGCACCCTCATTTTTGGAGAAAGAAATTATTAA
- a CDS encoding DUF4494 domain-containing protein, with product MNSWFECKVKYDKEIEGGLQKSVSEPYMVDALSFTEAESRILEEMRPFISGEFTVANIKRVKISELFFDESGDKWYKCKVNFITLDEKSGVEKRTASYMMVQAADFKTALENLLKGMKGTMADYEIASITETPLMDVFRYDADAVPTATPAQE from the coding sequence ATGAACTCTTGGTTCGAATGCAAAGTTAAATACGATAAAGAAATCGAAGGCGGGCTGCAAAAAAGCGTGAGCGAGCCCTACATGGTCGACGCCCTCTCCTTCACCGAAGCCGAATCGCGCATACTCGAAGAGATGCGCCCGTTTATCTCGGGCGAGTTTACCGTCGCCAACATCAAACGGGTAAAAATCAGCGAGCTGTTCTTCGACGAAAGCGGCGACAAATGGTACAAGTGCAAGGTCAACTTCATCACGCTCGACGAAAAGAGCGGCGTGGAGAAACGCACCGCCTCGTACATGATGGTGCAAGCCGCCGACTTCAAGACCGCCCTCGAAAATCTGCTCAAAGGCATGAAGGGCACCATGGCCGACTATGAAATCGCCTCGATTACCGAGACGCCCCTCATGGACGTGTTCCGCTACGATGCCGACGCCGTCCCCACCGCCACCCCCGCACAAGAATAA
- a CDS encoding YihA family ribosome biogenesis GTP-binding protein — protein sequence MEIKEARFVISNTDVTKCPADDRPEYAFIGRSNVGKSSLINMLTGRKGLAMTSSTPGKTLLINHFDIDGTWYIVDLPGYGYARRGKEGRENIRRIIERYVLGRESMTCLFVLIDSRHEPQKIDLEFMTWLGENGVPFAIVFTKADKLGTTVLRDKIEAYKTRLLEEWEELPPIFITSSETRKGRDELLDYIGSLNEMIKNAPSGADSPEGEET from the coding sequence ATGGAGATAAAAGAGGCCCGATTTGTCATCAGCAACACCGATGTGACGAAGTGCCCGGCGGACGACCGCCCCGAGTATGCGTTCATCGGGCGGTCGAATGTGGGCAAGTCGTCGCTCATCAACATGCTCACCGGCCGCAAGGGATTGGCCATGACCTCATCGACACCGGGCAAGACCCTGCTCATCAACCATTTCGACATCGACGGGACCTGGTACATCGTCGACCTGCCGGGTTACGGATATGCCCGCCGGGGGAAGGAAGGCCGGGAAAACATTCGCCGCATCATCGAGCGTTATGTCCTCGGCCGCGAATCGATGACCTGCCTTTTTGTTCTCATCGACAGCCGCCACGAGCCGCAAAAAATCGACCTCGAATTCATGACCTGGCTGGGCGAAAACGGCGTGCCTTTTGCCATTGTCTTCACCAAAGCCGACAAACTGGGCACGACGGTCCTCCGCGACAAAATCGAAGCCTACAAGACCCGTCTGCTCGAAGAGTGGGAAGAGCTGCCCCCCATCTTCATCACCTCCTCGGAGACGCGGAAAGGCCGTGATGAACTGCTCGACTACATCGGCTCCCTCAACGAAATGATAAAAAACGCACCCTCGGGCGCTGACAGCCCGGAAGGGGAAGAAACATAA
- a CDS encoding fructose-1,6-bisphosphatase, translating into MEKRPPITPESAFNDLRYLQLLSTKFPTISDACTEIINLEAILNLPKGTEHFLTDLHGEYEAFLHVLKNASGSVRRKVEEIFGQTLRESEVKELCTLIYYPEQKLELIKKEEKDMTDWYRITMHQLIRVCQNVSSKYTRSKVRKALPAEFSYILQELLHESQIDPNKQAYVNGIISTIISTGRADACICAICNLIQRLVIDTLHVVGDIFDRGPGAEIIMDKLCAYHNVDIQWGNHDILWMGAAAGNDSCMANVIRMSMRYGNHGTLEDGYGINLVPLATFAIEQYKDDPCTLFLPKSLDGEYSDKTRRLLAQMHKAISIIQFKLEGQLILSHPDFEMNDRLLLDKIDYARGVLILDGKEYALRDKIFPTIDPANPYALTPEEEELVNRLHASFVNSEKLRKHMRCLFSNGSMYLVRNNNLLYHASIPLNDDGSLKDVTIDGKKYKGKALLDKIDQMIRLAYYGVNSPDKQYALDYIWYLWCGADAPSFGKDKMATFERYFVEDKELWKERKCPYYIHYDEKSVCEMILKEFGLTGQYAHIINGHIPVKTLKGEKPVKAGGKLLVIDGGFSKAYQPETGIAGYTLIFHSRGLQLVQHEPFESTQKAIEDGIDIISTNVILELSQRRMRVRDTDIGKELEEQIYNLNKLLVAYRNGYIKEKQ; encoded by the coding sequence ATGGAAAAAAGGCCGCCTATCACCCCCGAGTCGGCATTCAATGACCTGCGGTATTTGCAGTTGTTGTCGACAAAGTTCCCGACCATCTCCGATGCTTGCACCGAGATTATCAACCTTGAAGCCATTCTCAACCTGCCCAAAGGTACGGAACATTTTCTCACCGACCTCCACGGTGAATATGAAGCATTCCTCCATGTGCTCAAAAACGCATCGGGTTCGGTGCGTCGCAAAGTCGAAGAAATCTTCGGCCAAACTTTGCGTGAGAGCGAAGTCAAGGAACTTTGTACCCTGATTTACTATCCCGAGCAGAAACTTGAACTCATCAAGAAGGAGGAAAAAGACATGACCGACTGGTATCGCATCACGATGCACCAACTCATACGCGTGTGCCAGAACGTCTCCTCGAAGTACACCCGCTCCAAAGTGCGCAAAGCCTTGCCGGCCGAGTTTTCTTACATCTTGCAGGAGTTGTTGCACGAGTCGCAAATCGACCCCAACAAGCAGGCTTATGTCAACGGCATCATCTCCACCATCATCTCCACCGGCCGGGCCGATGCCTGCATCTGTGCCATCTGCAACCTCATACAGCGGCTGGTCATCGACACCCTGCATGTCGTGGGCGACATCTTCGACCGCGGTCCCGGCGCCGAAATCATCATGGACAAGCTCTGCGCCTATCACAACGTCGATATACAGTGGGGCAACCACGATATTCTGTGGATGGGCGCGGCCGCCGGCAACGACAGCTGCATGGCCAATGTCATTCGCATGTCGATGCGGTATGGCAACCACGGCACGCTCGAAGACGGTTACGGCATCAACCTCGTGCCGTTGGCCACCTTTGCCATCGAGCAATACAAAGACGACCCCTGCACCCTCTTCTTGCCCAAGAGCCTCGACGGCGAATATAGCGACAAGACCCGCCGCCTCCTGGCGCAGATGCACAAAGCCATCTCCATCATACAATTCAAACTCGAAGGACAGCTCATTCTTTCTCACCCCGATTTTGAAATGAACGACCGCTTGTTGCTCGACAAAATCGACTATGCGCGTGGCGTGTTGATTCTCGACGGGAAAGAATATGCCTTGCGTGACAAGATTTTCCCCACGATCGACCCGGCCAACCCCTATGCGTTGACTCCCGAGGAGGAAGAACTCGTCAACCGGTTGCATGCCTCCTTTGTCAACAGCGAGAAGCTGCGCAAGCACATGCGTTGCCTCTTCTCCAACGGCAGCATGTATCTCGTGCGCAACAACAACCTCCTCTACCACGCTTCCATACCCCTCAACGACGATGGCTCGCTCAAAGACGTCACCATCGACGGAAAGAAATACAAGGGCAAGGCGCTCCTCGATAAAATCGACCAAATGATACGATTGGCCTATTATGGCGTCAATTCACCCGATAAGCAGTATGCCCTCGATTACATTTGGTACCTTTGGTGCGGTGCCGACGCGCCCTCTTTCGGCAAAGACAAGATGGCTACGTTCGAACGTTATTTTGTCGAAGACAAGGAGTTGTGGAAAGAGCGGAAATGCCCCTATTACATTCACTACGACGAAAAGTCGGTGTGTGAGATGATACTCAAAGAGTTTGGCCTCACCGGCCAATATGCCCACATCATCAACGGGCACATTCCCGTCAAGACGCTCAAAGGCGAAAAACCCGTCAAGGCCGGCGGCAAGTTGCTGGTTATCGACGGCGGTTTCTCCAAGGCTTACCAGCCCGAGACCGGTATTGCCGGGTACACGCTCATCTTCCACTCCCGCGGCCTGCAACTGGTGCAGCATGAGCCTTTCGAGTCGACGCAGAAAGCCATCGA